One segment of Gammaproteobacteria bacterium DNA contains the following:
- the fliJ gene encoding flagellar export protein FliJ, whose protein sequence is MANKSHPLQAAAQVAQSREQAAVKALGESQQRLTEQQNRLQQLLMFRSEYATQFQNEGSHGISARRYQDYSAFLTNMDHGIVQLQQQLAWMQQELQRKQLAWIQSRSKTKALEEVIERDRKTQLWEEDRREQRDSDEHNLRGLTARMRFIDGV, encoded by the coding sequence ATGGCGAATAAATCCCATCCATTGCAAGCAGCGGCTCAGGTTGCGCAGTCCCGGGAACAAGCGGCAGTCAAAGCGTTGGGAGAGTCTCAACAGCGACTTACTGAACAACAGAATCGCTTGCAGCAATTGCTGATGTTTCGGAGCGAATACGCCACCCAGTTTCAAAACGAGGGCAGTCATGGAATTTCTGCGCGCCGGTATCAGGATTACTCGGCGTTTCTGACCAACATGGATCATGGCATTGTGCAGTTGCAGCAGCAATTGGCATGGATGCAGCAGGAACTACAGAGAAAACAGTTGGCCTGGATCCAAAGTCGCTCCAAAACCAAGGCGCTTGAGGAAGTGATCGAGCGCGACCGGAAGACTCAGCTATGGGAAGAGGATCGTCGCGAACAGCGCGATAGTGATGAACACAATCTGCGTGGTCTGACTGCTCGGATGCGATTTATTGATGGCGTTTAA